One region of Caldimonas thermodepolymerans genomic DNA includes:
- a CDS encoding NADH-quinone oxidoreductase subunit C has translation MSKIQTLQNALETVLGAKVKRLVADRGELTLTVGAADYLEVARTLRDAPELRFEQLIDLCGVDYSTYGDGRYEGPRFCVVVHLLSITHNWRLRLKVFCPDDDLPMVPSVHEIWNSANWFEREAFDLFGIVFEGHLDLRRILTDYGFIGHPFRKDFPLSGHVEMRYDAEQRRVIYQPVTIEPREITPRIIREENYGGLH, from the coding sequence ATGAGCAAGATCCAAACCCTCCAGAACGCGCTTGAGACGGTGCTGGGCGCCAAGGTCAAGCGCCTTGTCGCCGACCGCGGCGAGCTGACCCTCACGGTCGGCGCGGCCGATTACCTCGAGGTCGCCCGCACGCTGCGCGATGCGCCCGAGCTGCGCTTCGAGCAGCTGATCGACCTGTGCGGCGTGGACTACTCCACCTATGGCGACGGCCGCTACGAAGGGCCGCGTTTCTGCGTCGTCGTGCACCTGCTGTCGATCACCCACAACTGGCGCCTGCGCCTGAAGGTGTTCTGCCCGGACGACGACCTGCCCATGGTGCCGTCGGTCCACGAGATCTGGAACTCGGCCAACTGGTTCGAGCGCGAGGCCTTCGACCTGTTCGGCATCGTCTTCGAAGGCCACCTGGACCTGCGCCGCATCCTGACCGACTACGGCTTCATCGGTCACCCGTTCCGCAAGGATTTCCCGCTCAGCGGCCACGTGGAAATGCGCTACGACGCGGAGCAACGGCGCGTGATCTACCAGCCGGTCACGATCGAGCCGCGCGAGATCACGCCGCGCATCATCCGCGAAGAAAACTACGGCGGCCTGCACTGA
- a CDS encoding NuoB/complex I 20 kDa subunit family protein: protein MSIEGVLKEGFITTTADKLINWSKTGSLWPMTFGLACCAVEMMHAGAARYDIDRFGMLFRPSPRQSDLMIVAGTLCNKMAPALRKVYDQMPEPRWVLSMGSCANGGGYYHYSYSVVRGCDRIVPVDVYVPGCPPTAEALLYGILQLQSKIRRENTIAR, encoded by the coding sequence ATGAGTATCGAAGGCGTCCTCAAGGAAGGCTTCATCACCACCACGGCCGACAAGCTGATCAACTGGTCGAAGACCGGCTCGCTGTGGCCGATGACCTTCGGCCTGGCCTGCTGCGCCGTGGAGATGATGCACGCCGGCGCGGCCCGCTACGACATCGACCGCTTCGGCATGCTGTTCCGGCCGAGCCCGCGCCAGTCCGACCTGATGATCGTGGCCGGCACGCTGTGCAACAAGATGGCGCCGGCGCTGCGCAAGGTGTACGACCAGATGCCCGAGCCGCGCTGGGTGCTGTCGATGGGCTCGTGCGCCAACGGCGGCGGCTACTACCACTACAGCTACTCGGTGGTGCGCGGCTGCGACCGCATCGTGCCGGTCGACGTCTACGTCCCCGGCTGCCCGCCGACCGCCGAGGCCCTGCTGTACGGCATCCTGCAGCTGCAGAGCAAGATCCGGCGCGAGAACACCATCGCCCGCTGA
- a CDS encoding NADH-quinone oxidoreductase subunit A: MSLDQYLPVILFILVGVAVGIAPQALGYLLGPRKPDPEKNSPYECGFEAFEDARMKFDVRYYLVAILFILFDLEIAFLFPWAIALREIGPVGFWAMMIFLGILVVGFVYEWKKGALDWE, translated from the coding sequence ATGAGCCTCGACCAGTACCTCCCCGTCATCCTCTTCATCCTGGTCGGCGTCGCAGTCGGCATCGCTCCCCAGGCGCTGGGCTACCTGCTGGGCCCCCGCAAGCCCGACCCCGAGAAGAACTCCCCCTACGAATGCGGCTTCGAGGCCTTTGAAGACGCGCGCATGAAGTTCGACGTGCGCTATTACCTCGTGGCCATCCTGTTCATCCTGTTCGATCTCGAAATCGCCTTCCTCTTCCCATGGGCGATCGCCTTGCGGGAGATCGGTCCGGTCGGCTTCTGGGCCATGATGATTTTCCTGGGCATCCTGGTCGTGGGCTTCGTCTACGAGTGGAAGAAGGGTGCCCTGGACTGGGAATGA